In one Hyphomicrobium sp. 99 genomic region, the following are encoded:
- the nadC gene encoding carboxylating nicotinate-nucleotide diphosphorylase — MRDMTAAPALFATLPHNLVLTAVRNALEEDLGLSGDITTDATVATDARSDALLAARKPGIVSGLALAEAAFRELDPTCVFTILIEDGSAVSAGDTIARISGTSRAILSAERVALNFMGRMCGIATLARRYVDAVEGTGAQIVDTRKTTPGLRAFEKYAVRCGGGHNHRFGLFDAILIKDNHIVAAGGIEAAIKAAKATAGHMTKIEVEVDTLDQLEVVMRENVDCVLLDNMGPAELRKAVAIVGGRCLTEASGGVNLDTVREIAQTGVNMISVGALTHSAPVLDLGLDFVAGG, encoded by the coding sequence ATGCGGGACATGACGGCAGCTCCCGCCCTCTTCGCGACGCTCCCTCACAATCTTGTTCTGACCGCGGTTCGAAACGCGCTTGAAGAAGATCTTGGGCTCTCGGGCGACATCACCACCGATGCGACGGTTGCTACGGACGCGCGCTCGGACGCTTTGCTCGCGGCGCGGAAGCCCGGCATCGTGTCCGGTCTCGCGTTGGCGGAGGCCGCATTCCGCGAGCTTGACCCGACGTGCGTTTTCACGATCCTGATCGAGGACGGAAGCGCTGTGTCGGCCGGCGATACGATCGCGCGCATTTCCGGAACGTCTCGCGCCATTCTTTCCGCAGAGCGCGTCGCCTTGAACTTCATGGGCCGTATGTGCGGCATCGCGACCTTGGCTCGCCGTTATGTCGATGCCGTCGAGGGCACGGGCGCTCAAATCGTCGATACGCGCAAGACGACACCCGGATTGAGAGCGTTCGAGAAATACGCTGTCCGCTGCGGCGGCGGTCACAATCACCGGTTCGGGTTGTTCGACGCCATTCTCATCAAGGACAATCATATCGTTGCCGCGGGCGGCATCGAAGCTGCGATCAAAGCCGCGAAGGCGACTGCCGGGCACATGACGAAAATCGAGGTCGAGGTCGATACGCTCGATCAATTGGAAGTCGTCATGCGGGAAAACGTCGACTGCGTGCTTCTCGACAATATGGGGCCTGCCGAATTGCGAAAAGCCGTGGCCATTGTCGGCGGGCGCTGTCTAACGGAAGCGTCGGGCGGCGTTAACCTCGATACCGTCCGGGAGATCGCTCAGACCGGCGTCAACATGATCTCGGTCGGCGCGTTGACGCATTCGGCGCCCGTTCTTGATCTCGGGCTGGATTTTGTTGCCGGCGGGTAG
- a CDS encoding L-aspartate oxidase, protein MAASTKRRSATKFNGFTGEPGPGDVVIIGAGLAGLFTALKLAPLPVTVIAAAPLGEGASSMWAQGGIAAAVGEGDSTAKHAADTIEAGAGIVDPEVARLVAEEGPDRIRDLLAYGVPFDRDLEGHYILSKEAAHSEKRVVRVSGDKAGAAIMQALIAAVRATPSIRVLEGYEADDLIVANDRVEGVRLIRPTALGNGRYAFVPASAVVVATGGVGALFALTTNPSYAKGEALAMAARAGAVIADPEFVQFHPTAIDAGIDPAPLATEALRGEGATLVNSDGERFMLAIDPRGELAPRDVVARGVYNELNAGRGVFLDCRTAIADFEKEYPTVWGHCQRAGIDPSKDLIPVAPAEHYHMGGIAADRNGRTSLTGLWAVGEVASTGLHGANRLASNSLLEAVVFGARVANDIRGLLPHDRVGHFVVPHRIPGSGRAADTASRREAMDTLRAIMTKYVGVQRSGKGLETALSELQVLSAAVLNDRVLSNMLLAAQLITAAALLRKESRGGHYRTDYPKANPALQKRTFITLADLEAISDKQKKTHCEPPALAPCGT, encoded by the coding sequence ATGGCTGCATCGACGAAGCGTCGCTCTGCTACAAAGTTCAATGGCTTTACGGGTGAGCCCGGCCCCGGCGACGTCGTGATCATCGGCGCCGGACTCGCGGGACTTTTCACGGCGTTGAAGCTTGCGCCGCTTCCGGTAACGGTCATCGCGGCAGCGCCACTCGGCGAAGGCGCATCGAGCATGTGGGCGCAGGGTGGCATCGCGGCTGCGGTCGGCGAAGGCGATAGCACGGCGAAGCATGCCGCCGACACGATCGAAGCGGGTGCGGGCATCGTCGATCCGGAAGTCGCACGACTGGTTGCCGAGGAAGGCCCAGATCGTATCCGCGATCTTCTCGCCTATGGCGTGCCGTTCGACCGCGATCTCGAAGGTCACTATATTCTTTCGAAGGAAGCTGCTCATTCCGAAAAGCGGGTCGTCCGCGTTTCGGGCGACAAGGCGGGCGCTGCGATCATGCAGGCGCTCATCGCCGCCGTGCGCGCGACGCCGTCGATACGCGTGCTTGAAGGATACGAGGCCGACGATCTCATTGTCGCAAACGATCGCGTCGAAGGCGTCCGGTTGATCCGCCCGACGGCTCTCGGCAATGGACGCTACGCGTTCGTTCCGGCTTCAGCGGTCGTTGTCGCGACGGGCGGCGTCGGAGCGTTGTTCGCGCTGACGACCAATCCGTCCTACGCAAAAGGCGAGGCTCTCGCCATGGCTGCGCGCGCGGGCGCGGTGATCGCGGACCCGGAGTTCGTGCAATTTCATCCGACGGCCATTGATGCGGGCATTGATCCCGCGCCGCTCGCGACGGAAGCGCTCCGGGGCGAAGGCGCGACGCTCGTCAACTCGGACGGCGAACGTTTCATGCTGGCCATCGATCCACGCGGCGAACTTGCACCACGCGACGTCGTTGCGCGCGGCGTTTACAACGAGCTCAACGCGGGACGCGGCGTCTTTCTCGATTGCCGCACGGCGATCGCCGACTTTGAAAAGGAATACCCGACCGTCTGGGGCCACTGTCAGCGCGCCGGTATCGATCCTTCGAAGGATCTGATCCCCGTTGCACCCGCCGAGCACTATCACATGGGCGGGATCGCGGCCGATCGGAACGGGCGCACGAGTCTCACGGGGCTTTGGGCCGTCGGCGAAGTTGCTTCGACCGGGCTTCACGGCGCCAATCGGCTAGCGTCGAATTCGCTGCTCGAGGCCGTCGTGTTCGGTGCGCGCGTCGCGAACGATATTCGCGGGCTGCTTCCTCATGATCGCGTCGGGCACTTCGTCGTACCGCACCGCATTCCGGGCAGCGGCCGCGCTGCCGATACGGCTTCGCGACGGGAGGCGATGGATACGCTGCGGGCGATCATGACGAAGTATGTCGGCGTTCAGCGCTCCGGAAAAGGCTTGGAGACCGCCCTTTCCGAACTCCAGGTGCTGAGTGCGGCCGTTTTGAATGATCGCGTTCTGTCGAACATGCTTCTTGCCGCTCAGTTGATTACGGCAGCAGCGCTGCTGCGCAAGGAAAGCCGGGGCGGCCACTACCGCACAGATTATCCGAAAGCCAATCCCGCGCTTCAAAAGCGGACGTTCATCACGCTGGCCGACCTCGAAGCGATTAGCGACAAGCAAAAAAAAACTCACTGCGAACCACCGGCGCTGGCACCATGCGGGACATGA